A region from the Canis lupus dingo isolate Sandy chromosome X, ASM325472v2, whole genome shotgun sequence genome encodes:
- the LOC112668571 gene encoding TSC22 domain family protein 3-like: protein MDLVKSHLMYAVGEEVEMLKEQMGELVGNSLLKTLASLEQLEKFQAHLSLEESVPKSP from the coding sequence ATGGATCTGGTAAAAAGTCATCTGATGTATGCAGTCGGAGAGGAGGTGGAGATGCTGAAGGAGCAGATGGGAGAGCTGGTAGGAAACAGCCTCTTGAAGACCCTGGCGAGTCTGGAGCAGCTGGAGAAGTTCCAGGCCCACCTGAGCCTTGAAGAGTCAGTTCCTAAAAGCCCATGA